Below is a window of Procambarus clarkii isolate CNS0578487 chromosome 19, FALCON_Pclarkii_2.0, whole genome shotgun sequence DNA.
GCACGGACGGTAAAGAGGCACCagccagcctcggcaaaccgccacctagggaaggagagcagCATGAgcaccaaccgagagggaagcaggggccaaagaaacctccatagcaggaacaggaagCGTAACCACCGAAAAGAGAGGGGACGGAGCGAGAGTCAGAAGTATGGTccaagaagaaagcgaagcctttttacccgtcagggaggaggaaggagagttgTCAGGATTACGCTTCTGActcagacaggtgtcccagcaactatgcACTGGACaatggattccagcgtctcaacagaagctgaacgagagaatacccgacggccgttaggagagtgatggacaccagcCCATACTGACAGGGGGCGTGGAGAGCCAATACATGGAGAAGGATGAGAAAGAGAATCTGAGggagacaaggaagaagacacaggagacatgactaacctgacagaaagaaggggaaccccagacagagaactaggagggggacccttcgggacagaactcaaaggaacagagggggttggtgggtgtatcagggtccaaggcctggaagtgGTTTTGAGTCCgaagaaggtgggaaggacgaggagaggaggagcgtaacacgtgagcataagagactCTAGCATAAGGCGGTAGCCAgcaaacctggcgtctcgccttagGAAAAGATaatcgctcccggtgcttcaagttgaggatggctgcctcaagtttgtgaTGGCACAAGCTTGTGATGGTCGAGCCCAAGCCACCACTGGGGGtttaggctcgacccaaccacagaggagggaggggagccaagaGAAGTAATCagaggtcaaaggaggagcaaggtcggggcccaatgcagcgggggctacagagcctggtcttccaacacggtccaactcgggggggggggcttggtcgcccaccccacgagcctgagaaggtaaaagagGAACAGAATGTGACATAGGTACGAAAGGAAAAACATTCATTCATGAACGTGCCCCCATACCATCCATGGAGCcaaaattagaggcaggacacccaacaagaagctatcgccgatcatgtcaGGGGTGCGTCATGAGTATATGACCCCACcttcgccaccttaagaaccatcagtccgtcaagatcgggttcagtgacgaaaggaggattgacaaaaaaatggttcccctcgctctctacgttgggtactacagttctttgGACGCAAGACTATGCCTCCTCGAGCACCCAGGCATCAAAATGgaagaagtccaaaagaataactAAAGCAAGcaaaaaggtcagcaggaaacgacaagcagatagaagaGGGTGAGAAAAACTTaacacaaggaaaaggaaaagcaatctggcacaattggagaagacagcagcaggagcacaaggtcaAAAAAAAAGACACAGGACCGTCCCATGGCGCATCACATTCCATCAGccgaccaccaagccccctcacagcGCCAACGGGCCGAATTGGGAGGGGGTTCCATAAATAAATTCACGATAAACAAAATTAAAGAACTGGGCGAGACTAACTTGAGCTGCCACATCCCATTTAGGGCATTTACATCAATAAACCTCGATGAAATCTCACTCATGTTAAAATGTTACTGAAAAATGACACCAAATAAAATTATTGTGGATAGTCACACACTTAGTTAAGCCATTGCTAAGTTTTCATATTTAATACTACTAACCAAATAAATTTTCTTACATGCTAGGTAACTATGATTAATCTTAAGTTTAATTAGGATAGAGTCGACTTTATACCATCTTTACAAATGTCTAAATTTATTCTTTAGTTTCACCCCCCTCCATACTCCCCTAAAGGATAACAGAACCTACACTTGCCCCATCCTGGGGGATGGGGGTGGGAGAGCGTGGAGAGAAAGGCCACCCACCACAGTATATCAGGTAACACTGACGTTCCACGCTCACTGCCAACAACGGTTGTGTGGAATTTCAGCCTTCAGCACTATGTAAACATTCTAGCATCTTCGACGTCTTTAGAGATTAATAAAGATACACGCCACTAGCTATCTTTTCTGCCCATGCTGCCTCGGCGATAAATAATTGTTCTTTGGCACGAGGGGgcaggagggcggggggggggggggaagggaagagggaaaGCCAGCCAGACTACCCATAGATGAACTAGAGATAGTCTACAGGCTGGTTAGTGTCTCTTTGCTCGTGTCGTAACTCATTTGTCCAATCTGTTGCGACTGAGGGCATATGCAACAGAGGGTAGGGTGGGTACTCTTGTAGGGGCGGTGGGCATGGCATGTGCAGGTTGTATTGATACCCATAATGACCTTGTCCCATCAATTGCATGTCGTATATGCTGACGGCAGGAGAGAAGTTAGTGGGCGCCATGTAGTGGGGCGTGGGTCCATGGTGTCCAGTCATGGAGGCGACCATACCGGATCTGTTGTAATGATTGGGCCCACTGTAATTGCTAGGGAAGTAGTGAAGAGCTTCTTGTAGGTGCTGAGGACTGGACACTCCCGACCCGTGTGACGACTGCTGATGACCCCCGCAGTGAAACTGGTTGGCTGGAGAGAAGGCGTTTAATTCGCTTGAAGGGGATGCGGTTGGCATAGACATAGCAGGTGATGCACACGGTGAACTGGGGCTCTTGTCGAATATTCCCTCGGATTTCTGCTTCTTATACTTCATCCGACGGTTCTGAAACCATACCATGATCTGCCGTTCAGACAGGCTGAGCGACGCCGCAATTTTTATCCGCCTTGCCCGACACGGGTAACTTTTGAAGCGGAACTCCTTCTCTAGTTCGACAAGCTGAGCTGAAGTGTAGACCGTGCGTGTTCTTCTAGCAGACCCACCCCCAGGCAGGGCAGCAGGGCTGGCGTTTAATCCTGCAGCAGTACTGCTGACTTCGTAATCTGTGGAGAAGCTAACGTTAATGACTAATGCACAGCTTTGTTACAACCACTTTATGATGTGGTTCTCTGTCCTAGCACCTATTAAGGTGCTCCATTAAAACAATGCAAGGAACCATGagttttaattaataattagaaaCGCCGAACTAAAAATAGCATTTCGCAGGCAGTTAAGACCAACTTTAAGTCAACACTTCAATATTTGTTATTATTTAGGTTTTTTACTAGAAAACTGCCATCTTTGTTATTACCACTTTCGGTCTACTGTGCCTTTATTCATACAAgaattttcaattatttgctcaCAAATTATTTACCATTCAAGTCTTTACTTCATTGACAATGAACCGTGTTGTGGAGTCACCTTTATTGCTAAGCATTAAGTATATTTCCCACTCCCTGCTAACACAATCAGTTTGCACACTAGTGCATTAAGAATTGTGCTGCAACTGCATCAGATAATCTAGCAAGGTTTGCCAAGTTGGTGTAACACCATAgtactctcctatttgtgcttgcagagggTCGAGCTTTTATTATGTTCCCACCTCTCATCTGCAGTGTATAAATAGTTACAGAAGCCCTGTTTACACTAGACAATTTATTGAACCCAAGGTTAAGAGTAAAGATCCACCTACCATCAATTATTATAGTTACCAGCATCTGCCATTTAGTCCCACCTAAATTTATTATTAAAACTAGGTACTACAGTGGCTATAATATCCCTCTGGCGGTTGTTAAGGGGGCATGGGCATGGTttcataaaagttgttcaatgtcaaccaatattttttgactagtatatgaaaagggctgcaattgttccaagtttaagtactgcagcgtaaatagaaaagacttttttcaacgaattttacacattttcaagtgtcaaTAAACAAACACctctcagatataatcattctataacACTTTtccgacacattagcatataaaggaTCCGGAGTTAAGGAGTTTCCAGAAAATCTTTAGTTTTCCCTAATAGTTTTCCCTAATACATATATTCAAAGTACCCCCCTAAAAAAATTACACAGTCATGTTTATTggcattataaaatcaataaatgaacttgggAAAAAAACGCTTACACGGGATTGTAGAGAAAGTATGTAAAGTGTAAGTTTCAAGCAAATTgtccgataaaaaaaaaattgaaaactaaATTTTTAACTTTTTTGAAtagaacaattttttttaatatgcgCTATTGTGATAGCCGAGTCAAATTTGATTTCAGTTTTCACTTTTTTgataa
It encodes the following:
- the LOC138349588 gene encoding homeobox protein HOX3-like translates to MGYSPDYEVSSTAAGLNASPAALPGGGSARRTRTVYTSAQLVELEKEFRFKSYPCRARRIKIAASLSLSERQIMVWFQNRRMKYKKQKSEGIFDKSPSSPCASPAMSMPTASPSSELNAFSPANQFHCGGHQQSSHGSGVSSPQHLQEALHYFPSNYSGPNHYNRSGMVASMTGHHGPTPHYMAPTNFSPAVSIYDMQLMGQGHYGYQYNLHMPCPPPLQEYPPYPLLHMPSVATDWTNELRHEQRDTNQPVDYL